In a genomic window of Streptococcus mitis NCTC 12261:
- the rpoB gene encoding DNA-directed RNA polymerase subunit beta — MAGHDVQYGKHRTRRSFSRIKEVLDLPNLIEIQTDSFKDFLDHGLKEVFEDVLPISNFTDTMELEFVGYEIKEPKYTLEEARIHDASYSAPIFVTFRLINKETGEIKTQEVFFGDFPIMTEMGTFIINGGERIIVSQLVRSPGVYFNDKVDKNGKVGYGSTVIPNRGAWLELESDSKDIAYTRIDRTRKIPFTTLVRALGFSGDDEIFDIFGDSELVRNTVEKDIHKNPMDSRTDEALKEIYERLRPGEPKTAESSRSLLVARFFDPRRYDLAAVGRYKINKKLNVKTRLLNQTIAEPLVDPETGEILVEAGTIMTRSVIESIESHLDGDLNKIVYIPNDAAVVTEPVVLQKFKVVAPTDPDRVVTIIGNANPDDKVRIVTPADILAEMSYFLNLAEGLGRVDDIDHLGNRRIRAVGELLANQVRLGLSRMERNVRERMSVQDNEVLTPQQIINIRPVTAAVKEFFGSSQLSQFMDQHNPLSELSHKRRLSALGPGGLTRDRAGYEVRDVHYTHYGRMCPIETPEGPNIGLINNLSSYGHLNKYGFVQTPYRKVDRETGVVTNEIVWLTADEEDEFTVAQANSRLNEDGTFAEKVVMGRHQGVNQEYPANVVDYMDVSPKQVVAVATACIPFLENDDSNRALMGANMQRQAVPLINPKAPYVGTGMEYQAAHDSGAAVIAQYDGKVTYADADKVEVRREDGSLDVYHIQKFRRSNSGTAYNQRTLVKVGDAVEKGDFIADGPSMENGEMALGQNPIVAYMTWEGYNFEDAVIMSERLVKDDVYTSVHLEEYESETRDTKLGPEEITREIPNVGEDALKDLDEMGIIRIGAEVKEGDILVGKVTPKGEKDLSAEERLLHAIFGDKSREVRDTSLRVPHGADGVVRDVKIFTRANGDELQSGVNMLVRVYIAQKRKIKVGDKMAGRHGNKGVVSRIVPVEDMPYLPDGTPVDIMLNPLGVPSRMNIGQVMELHLGMAARTLGIHIATPVFDGASSEDLWSTVKEAGMDSDAKTILYDGRTGEPFDNRVSVGVMYMIKLHHMVDDKLHARSVGPYSTVTQQPLGGKAQFGGQRFGEMEVWALEAYGASNVLQEILTYKSDDINGRLKAYEAITKGKPIPKPGVPESFRVLVKELQSLGLDMRVLDEDDQEVELRDLDEGMDEDVIHVDDLEKAREKAAQEAKAAFEAEEAEKATKAEATEETAE; from the coding sequence TTGGCAGGACATGACGTTCAATACGGGAAACATCGTACCCGTCGTAGTTTTTCAAGAATCAAAGAAGTTCTTGACTTACCAAATTTGATTGAAATTCAAACTGACTCATTCAAAGATTTCCTAGACCACGGTCTGAAGGAAGTATTTGAAGATGTATTGCCAATTTCAAACTTCACAGACACAATGGAGTTGGAATTTGTTGGATATGAAATCAAGGAACCAAAATACACGCTAGAAGAAGCTCGTATCCACGATGCTAGCTATTCAGCACCAATTTTTGTAACCTTCCGCTTGATCAATAAAGAAACAGGCGAAATCAAGACCCAAGAAGTTTTCTTTGGTGATTTCCCAATCATGACAGAAATGGGTACTTTCATCATCAATGGTGGTGAACGTATTATCGTTTCGCAGTTGGTCCGCTCACCAGGTGTTTACTTTAACGATAAAGTTGATAAAAACGGTAAAGTGGGCTACGGTTCAACTGTTATCCCTAACCGTGGAGCTTGGTTGGAGCTTGAAAGCGACTCAAAAGACATCGCCTACACTCGTATTGACCGTACTCGTAAGATTCCATTTACAACCTTGGTTCGTGCCCTTGGTTTCTCAGGAGATGATGAAATCTTTGATATCTTCGGCGACAGCGAATTGGTTCGCAACACTGTTGAAAAAGATATCCACAAGAATCCAATGGACTCTCGTACAGACGAAGCCCTGAAAGAAATTTACGAACGCCTTCGTCCAGGTGAGCCTAAGACTGCTGAAAGCTCACGTAGCTTGCTTGTGGCTCGTTTCTTTGACCCACGCCGCTATGACTTGGCAGCAGTTGGTCGTTACAAAATCAATAAAAAACTCAATGTCAAAACACGCTTGCTCAACCAAACCATTGCGGAACCATTGGTAGACCCTGAAACTGGAGAAATTTTGGTAGAAGCTGGTACAATCATGACTCGTAGCGTGATTGAAAGCATTGAAAGCCATTTGGATGGCGACTTGAACAAGATTGTTTACATTCCAAATGATGCAGCGGTTGTGACTGAGCCAGTTGTTCTTCAAAAATTCAAGGTTGTTGCTCCAACTGATCCAGACCGCGTCGTAACTATTATTGGTAATGCCAATCCAGATGACAAGGTTCGTATCGTCACTCCTGCAGATATCCTTGCTGAAATGAGCTACTTCCTCAATTTGGCTGAAGGACTTGGTCGTGTAGATGATATCGACCACCTTGGAAACCGTCGTATCCGTGCGGTAGGTGAATTGCTTGCTAACCAAGTACGTCTTGGACTTTCTCGTATGGAACGTAATGTCCGTGAACGGATGTCTGTCCAGGACAACGAAGTCTTGACACCACAACAAATTATCAATATCCGTCCTGTAACAGCTGCGGTTAAAGAATTCTTTGGTTCATCACAGTTGTCACAGTTCATGGACCAACACAACCCACTTTCTGAGTTGTCTCACAAACGCCGTTTGTCAGCCTTGGGGCCTGGTGGTTTGACACGTGACCGTGCTGGATATGAAGTACGTGACGTGCACTACACTCACTACGGTCGTATGTGTCCAATCGAGACACCTGAAGGACCTAACATCGGTTTGATCAATAACTTGTCATCTTACGGACACTTGAACAAATATGGTTTTGTTCAAACACCATACCGTAAAGTTGACCGTGAAACAGGTGTTGTTACGAACGAAATCGTTTGGTTGACAGCCGATGAAGAAGATGAATTTACTGTAGCACAGGCTAATTCTCGTCTGAATGAAGATGGAACATTTGCTGAGAAAGTTGTCATGGGACGTCACCAAGGGGTCAACCAAGAGTATCCAGCGAATGTTGTTGACTACATGGACGTATCACCAAAACAGGTAGTTGCCGTTGCGACAGCATGTATTCCTTTCTTGGAAAACGATGACTCCAACCGTGCCCTCATGGGAGCCAACATGCAACGTCAGGCTGTACCATTGATTAATCCTAAAGCACCTTACGTTGGTACTGGTATGGAATACCAAGCAGCCCACGATTCAGGAGCGGCTGTGATTGCTCAGTATGACGGTAAAGTTACCTATGCAGATGCTGACAAGGTAGAAGTTCGTCGTGAAGATGGTTCATTGGACGTTTACCACATCCAAAAATTCCGTCGTTCGAACTCAGGTACTGCTTATAACCAACGCACTCTCGTAAAAGTTGGTGATGCCGTTGAGAAAGGCGATTTCATCGCTGACGGACCTTCTATGGAAAATGGAGAAATGGCGCTTGGACAAAACCCAATCGTTGCCTACATGACTTGGGAAGGTTACAACTTCGAGGATGCCGTTATCATGAGCGAACGCTTGGTGAAAGACGATGTCTACACATCTGTCCACCTTGAAGAATACGAATCAGAAACACGCGATACAAAGCTTGGGCCTGAAGAAATTACTCGTGAAATTCCAAACGTTGGGGAAGATGCCCTTAAAGATCTTGACGAAATGGGTATTATCCGTATCGGTGCTGAGGTTAAAGAAGGGGATATCCTTGTAGGTAAAGTAACACCTAAGGGTGAGAAAGACCTTTCAGCTGAAGAACGGCTCTTGCACGCTATCTTCGGAGATAAATCTCGTGAAGTACGTGACACTTCTCTTCGTGTACCACACGGAGCTGATGGTGTGGTTCGTGATGTTAAGATCTTTACACGTGCAAATGGAGATGAATTGCAATCAGGTGTCAACATGCTGGTTCGCGTCTACATCGCTCAAAAACGTAAGATCAAGGTCGGAGATAAGATGGCCGGACGTCACGGAAATAAAGGGGTTGTCTCTCGTATCGTTCCTGTAGAAGATATGCCTTACCTTCCAGATGGAACTCCAGTCGATATCATGTTGAACCCACTTGGGGTGCCATCACGTATGAATATCGGTCAGGTTATGGAACTCCACCTTGGGATGGCAGCTCGTACTCTTGGTATTCACATCGCAACACCAGTCTTTGACGGAGCAAGTTCTGAAGATCTTTGGTCAACTGTTAAAGAAGCTGGTATGGATAGCGATGCCAAAACAATCCTTTACGATGGACGTACAGGTGAACCATTTGATAACCGTGTTTCTGTCGGAGTCATGTACATGATCAAACTCCACCACATGGTTGATGATAAATTGCACGCGCGTTCAGTCGGACCTTACTCAACCGTTACTCAACAACCACTTGGAGGTAAAGCTCAGTTTGGTGGACAACGTTTCGGTGAGATGGAGGTTTGGGCTCTTGAAGCCTACGGTGCATCAAATGTCCTTCAAGAAATCTTGACTTACAAGTCTGACGATATCAACGGACGTTTGAAA
- a CDS encoding pullulanase, with protein MRKIPSQTEKKMVYSIRSLKNGTGSVLIGASLILLAMATPTISANENTPTTNEPSNRNTTSLTQPLTDATNIAGKNESDFSSPDSANASLKKTEEKPATEPTTPAATPADSAPQTGQDRSSEPTTSTSPVTTETKAEEPIEDNYFRIHVKKLPEENKDAQGLWTWDDVEKPSENWPNGALSFKDAKKDDYGYYLDVKLKGEQAKKISFLINNTAGKNLTGDKSIEKLAPNMNEAWLDQEHKVFSYEPQPAGTIRVNYYRTDGNYDKKSLWYWGDVKNPSSGEWPNGTDFTATGKYGRYIDIPLKDAAKDLGFLLLDRNKQGDDVKIRKEDYKFTDLKNHSQIFLKDDDESIYTNPYYVHDIRMTGAQHVGTSSIESSFSTLVGAKKEDILKHSNITNHLGNKVAITDVAIDEAGKKVTYSGDFSDTKHPYTVSYNADQFTTKTSWRLKDETYSYDGKLGADLKEEGKQVDLTLWSPSADKVSVVVYDKNNPEKVVGTVALEKGERGTWKQTLDSTNKLGITDFTGYYYQYQIERQGKTVLALDPYAKSLAAWNSDDAKIDDAHKVAKAAFVDPAKLGPQDLTYGKIHNFKTREDAVIYEAHVRDFTSDPAIAKDLTKPFGTFEAFIEKLDYLKDLGVTHIQLLPVLSYYFVNELKNHERLSDYASSNSNYNWGYDPQNYFSLTGMYSSDPKNPEKRIAEFKNLINEIHKRGMGAILDVVYNHTAKVDIFEDLEPNYYHFMDADGTPRTSFGGGRLGTTHHMTKRLLVDSIKYLVDTYKVDGFRFDMMGDHDAASIEEAYKAARALNPHLIMLGEGWRTYAGDENMPTKAADQDWMKHTDTVAVFSDDIRNNLKSGYPNEGQPAFITGGKRDINTIFKNIIAQPTNFEADSPGDVIQYIAAHDNLTLFDIIAQSIKKDPSKAENYAEIHRRLRLGNLMVLTSQGTPFIHSGQEYGRTKQFRDPAYKTPVSEDKVPNKSHLLRDKDGNPFDYPYFIHDSYDSSDAINKFDWTKATDGKAYPENVKSRDYMKGLIALRQSTDAFRLKSLQDIKDRVHLITVPGQNGVAKEDVVIGYQITAPNGDIYAVFVNADEKAREFNLGTAFAHLRNAEVLADENQAGPVGIANPKGLEWTEKGLKLNALTATVLRISQGGAIVAPAVEEKPEFDLSSLKQEQGQYNIQDNMSNRVVKPEQQTPAPQTKPDSAKPDAKVADAENKPSQATADSQAEQPAQEAQASSVSEAVQNESVDNSSKENIAAPLAKQAELPNTGTKNDHKLLFAGISILALLGLGFLLKNKKEN; from the coding sequence ATGAGAAAAATACCATCTCAAACTGAGAAAAAAATGGTCTACAGCATCCGTTCCCTCAAAAATGGAACTGGTTCTGTCCTTATTGGAGCAAGCCTTATTCTGCTTGCCATGGCTACACCAACTATCTCAGCAAACGAAAATACACCAACCACTAACGAACCCAGCAACAGAAATACGACCTCCCTTACTCAACCTCTTACTGATGCAACAAACATCGCTGGCAAGAACGAAAGCGATTTTTCTTCACCCGATAGTGCAAACGCTTCCCTAAAGAAAACAGAAGAAAAACCTGCAACAGAGCCAACTACTCCTGCTGCAACTCCCGCCGATTCAGCCCCACAAACCGGACAAGATCGTTCAAGTGAACCAACTACTTCTACGAGTCCAGTAACGACTGAAACTAAGGCAGAAGAACCAATAGAAGACAACTACTTCCGTATCCATGTCAAAAAGCTTCCTGAAGAAAACAAGGATGCTCAAGGACTATGGACTTGGGACGATGTTGAAAAACCATCTGAAAACTGGCCTAACGGAGCCTTGTCCTTTAAGGATGCCAAAAAAGATGACTATGGCTACTACCTAGATGTCAAATTAAAGGGAGAACAAGCCAAGAAAATTAGCTTCCTCATCAATAATACAGCTGGGAAAAATCTAACCGGCGATAAATCGATAGAAAAACTGGCACCAAATATGAATGAGGCTTGGTTGGACCAAGAACACAAGGTTTTCTCTTACGAGCCACAACCTGCAGGAACTATTCGCGTCAACTACTACCGTACAGATGGCAACTATGACAAGAAATCTCTCTGGTACTGGGGAGATGTGAAAAATCCAAGTAGTGGTGAATGGCCTAACGGAACAGATTTTACGGCTACAGGCAAATATGGTCGCTATATCGATATTCCACTCAAAGATGCAGCTAAAGACCTTGGATTTTTATTACTAGACAGAAACAAACAAGGAGACGATGTGAAAATCCGTAAAGAAGATTATAAGTTCACAGATTTAAAAAATCATAGCCAAATTTTCCTAAAAGACGATGATGAATCGATTTACACAAATCCATACTATGTCCATGATATCCGTATGACAGGAGCCCAACACGTAGGCACTTCTAGCATTGAGAGTAGTTTTTCAACACTTGTCGGTGCTAAAAAAGAGGATATCCTCAAACACTCCAACATCACTAATCACCTAGGAAATAAAGTAGCTATCACCGATGTTGCAATCGATGAAGCTGGTAAGAAAGTGACCTACAGTGGAGATTTCTCGGACACAAAACATCCTTATACCGTGAGCTACAACGCTGACCAATTCACTACCAAAACAAGCTGGCGTCTGAAAGATGAGACTTACAGTTATGATGGCAAACTTGGAGCTGACCTAAAAGAAGAAGGAAAACAAGTTGATTTAACCCTTTGGTCACCAAGTGCTGACAAGGTTTCTGTCGTTGTCTACGACAAGAATAACCCTGAAAAAGTGGTTGGAACTGTCGCTCTTGAAAAAGGGGAAAGAGGAACTTGGAAACAAACTCTAGATAGCACAAACAAACTCGGAATCACAGATTTCACTGGATACTATTATCAATACCAAATCGAACGTCAAGGTAAAACTGTTCTTGCACTCGATCCTTACGCTAAGTCCCTCGCTGCTTGGAATAGTGACGATGCTAAGATTGACGATGCCCATAAAGTGGCTAAAGCCGCCTTTGTAGATCCAGCCAAACTCGGACCTCAAGACTTGACTTATGGTAAGATTCACAATTTCAAGACTCGTGAAGATGCCGTTATCTACGAAGCTCATGTGCGTGACTTTACTTCAGATCCTGCCATTGCAAAAGACTTAACCAAACCATTTGGTACCTTTGAAGCATTTATTGAAAAACTAGACTATCTCAAAGACTTGGGTGTAACCCACATCCAGCTCCTTCCAGTCTTGTCTTACTACTTTGTCAATGAATTGAAAAACCATGAACGCTTGTCTGACTATGCTTCAAGCAACAGCAACTATAACTGGGGATATGATCCTCAAAACTACTTCTCCTTGACTGGTATGTATTCAAGCGATCCTAAAAATCCAGAAAAACGAATCGCAGAATTTAAAAACCTCATCAACGAGATCCACAAACGTGGTATGGGAGCTATCCTAGATGTAGTGTATAACCATACAGCCAAGGTCGATATCTTTGAAGATTTAGAGCCAAACTACTACCACTTTATGGATGCTGATGGGACACCTCGCACTAGCTTTGGTGGTGGACGCTTGGGGACAACCCACCATATGACCAAACGACTCCTAGTTGACTCTATCAAATATCTAGTTGATACCTACAAAGTGGATGGATTCCGCTTCGATATGATGGGAGACCATGATGCAGCTTCTATTGAAGAAGCGTACAAGGCCGCACGCGCCCTCAATCCACACTTAATCATGCTTGGTGAAGGTTGGAGAACCTATGCAGGTGATGAGAACATGCCTACTAAAGCTGCTGACCAAGATTGGATGAAACATACCGATACAGTCGCTGTCTTTTCAGATGACATTCGTAACAACCTCAAGTCTGGTTATCCAAACGAAGGTCAACCTGCCTTTATCACAGGTGGCAAGCGTGATATCAACACCATCTTCAAAAATATCATTGCTCAACCAACCAACTTTGAAGCTGACAGCCCTGGAGATGTCATCCAATACATCGCAGCCCATGATAACTTGACCCTCTTTGACATCATCGCCCAGTCTATCAAAAAAGACCCAAGCAAGGCTGAGAACTATGCTGAAATCCACCGTCGTTTGCGACTTGGAAACCTCATGGTCTTGACATCTCAAGGAACTCCGTTTATCCACTCTGGTCAGGAATACGGACGTACTAAACAATTCCGTGACCCAGCCTACAAGACTCCAGTATCGGAGGATAAGGTTCCAAACAAATCTCACTTGTTGCGTGATAAGGACGGCAATCCATTTGACTATCCTTACTTCATCCATGACTCTTACGATTCGAGTGATGCTATTAACAAGTTTGACTGGACTAAGGCTACAGATGGAAAAGCATATCCTGAAAATGTCAAGAGCCGTGACTATATGAAAGGGTTGATTGCTCTTCGTCAATCTACAGATGCCTTCCGACTTAAGAGTCTCCAAGATATCAAAGACCGTGTCCACCTCATCACTGTCCCAGGCCAAAATGGTGTGGCAAAAGAGGACGTAGTAATTGGCTACCAAATCACTGCTCCAAATGGAGACATCTACGCAGTCTTTGTCAATGCGGACGAAAAAGCTCGCGAATTTAATTTGGGAACTGCCTTTGCCCACCTCAGAAATGCTGAAGTTTTAGCAGATGAAAACCAAGCAGGGCCAGTAGGAATTGCCAACCCGAAAGGACTCGAATGGACTGAAAAAGGCTTGAAATTAAATGCCCTTACAGCTACTGTTCTTAGAATCTCTCAAGGCGGTGCCATCGTTGCCCCAGCTGTGGAAGAAAAACCAGAATTTGACCTTTCTAGCTTAAAACAAGAACAAGGGCAATATAATATCCAAGACAATATGTCAAACCGAGTAGTCAAACCGGAACAGCAAACTCCAGCTCCACAAACTAAACCTGATTCTGCAAAACCAGATGCAAAAGTAGCTGATGCAGAAAATAAACCTAGCCAAGCTACAGCTGATTCACAAGCTGAACAACCAGCACAAGAAGCACAAGCATCATCTGTAAGTGAAGCTGTTCAAAACGAATCGGTAGATAACTCTAGCAAGGAAAATATAGCTGCACCCCTAGCTAAACAAGCTGAACTTCCAAATACAGGAACCAAAAACGATCACAAACTCCTGTTTGCAGGAATCAGCATTCTTGCCCTTCTAGGTCTCGGGTTCTTACTAAAAAACAAAAAAGAGAACTAA